From one Thermatribacter velox genomic stretch:
- a CDS encoding PIG-L deacetylase family protein, whose translation MRREDFTFYNLTSKEHSKDISFFFPGWRGEEERVVVFAPHDDDAILGPGYLLQAVQVFGGEVHVVIFCNGSGGYSLIEHKHLITALRFRETIRAYAKLGIPEVRIHRLDYEDYSVWPFIGWHLPGKEEGTFRKVLPLLRRIGATRLLLPNGYKEHLDHTATFMVGAFDGPQAGDPVMADWGEARSISTFLQYAVWSDFSPEDALLQGRNSEIRANLAIKAPYEAEQVIRDAMQEYETQAKIVAGLLESRKERKINEREVMEVYLRFEPRPKCDYRKYVDYLISIDK comes from the coding sequence GTGAGGAGAGAAGATTTCACTTTTTACAATCTGACGAGTAAGGAACATAGTAAAGATATTAGTTTCTTTTTTCCCGGATGGCGTGGGGAAGAAGAGAGGGTGGTTGTGTTTGCTCCTCATGATGATGATGCCATTCTTGGTCCTGGGTACCTTCTTCAGGCGGTTCAAGTTTTCGGAGGTGAAGTACACGTTGTAATTTTCTGTAATGGCTCAGGAGGTTACAGCCTGATTGAGCACAAGCACTTGATTACTGCTCTGAGGTTTAGGGAGACTATTCGAGCTTATGCTAAGTTGGGTATACCTGAAGTGCGAATTCACCGTCTGGATTACGAAGATTATAGTGTGTGGCCTTTTATTGGCTGGCATCTGCCGGGCAAGGAGGAAGGTACCTTTAGAAAAGTATTGCCGCTTCTTCGTCGTATAGGTGCAACTCGTCTCCTCTTGCCTAACGGTTACAAAGAGCATCTTGACCATACAGCTACTTTTATGGTGGGGGCTTTTGATGGGCCACAGGCTGGGGATCCGGTAATGGCTGATTGGGGTGAAGCACGTTCCATTTCCACTTTTTTACAATATGCAGTATGGAGTGATTTTTCTCCGGAAGACGCTTTATTGCAGGGTAGGAATTCTGAGATACGTGCTAACCTGGCTATTAAGGCTCCTTATGAAGCTGAACAGGTTATTCGTGATGCCATGCAGGAATATGAAACGCAGGCAAAGATTGTTGCAGGTCTTTTGGAAAGCCGAAAAGAAAGGAAGATTAATGAGAGAGAAGTTATGGAAGTTTACCTGCGTTTTGAGCCTCGCCCCAAATGTGATTATCGAAAATATGTAGACTATCTCATTTCAATTGATAAGTGA
- a CDS encoding Gfo/Idh/MocA family protein — protein sequence MKVRWGVIGAGGIARRRTIPEVFNYAQKSEIVAIMDVNTEVLNEMQQELRSVKVFSNLGEFLKEEMEAVYVASPVHFHYKHVLSALQSGKHVLCEKPLARTLSEAEKLASIAEQSGLRFGVAFMMRYNAYHRQIREWLSEGKLGQIVACRAQLTCWYPPIAGAWRQELKKSGGGALSDMGCHCIDLLEWLVGEVKEVFGFVDTITHNYEVEDVSSVLLKFKNGAQGFVDNYFNVPDRASHNLLEIYGTRGAVMTRHSIGQDPGGELEYYFEVLDRGYDAKQSRDKEGWQRLYLKAQPLYAQEIDDFSRWIIEGGSFPLSYEAGLRNMKVIEAIYRSCLEKRVIQV from the coding sequence ATGAAAGTCAGATGGGGTGTAATCGGGGCCGGTGGTATTGCTCGGCGGAGGACTATTCCGGAAGTCTTTAATTATGCTCAAAAAAGCGAAATTGTAGCTATCATGGATGTTAATACTGAAGTTCTCAATGAGATGCAGCAAGAGTTAAGATCTGTTAAGGTTTTTTCTAATTTGGGGGAATTTTTGAAGGAAGAAATGGAAGCAGTGTATGTAGCTTCACCAGTGCATTTTCATTATAAACATGTTTTAAGTGCCTTGCAGAGTGGAAAGCACGTTCTTTGTGAGAAACCTTTAGCTCGTACTCTGAGTGAGGCTGAGAAGCTTGCTTCAATTGCAGAGCAGAGCGGCCTGCGATTTGGCGTGGCTTTTATGATGCGATATAACGCTTATCACAGACAGATTAGAGAATGGTTAAGCGAAGGAAAGTTGGGACAGATAGTGGCCTGTAGAGCTCAGCTTACCTGCTGGTATCCACCTATTGCCGGAGCTTGGAGACAAGAATTGAAAAAGAGTGGAGGAGGAGCTCTTTCGGATATGGGTTGTCATTGCATCGATTTGCTTGAATGGTTGGTTGGAGAGGTTAAAGAAGTTTTTGGTTTTGTAGATACGATTACTCATAACTATGAGGTAGAAGACGTTAGCTCGGTTCTCTTGAAATTCAAAAATGGAGCACAAGGTTTTGTGGATAATTATTTTAATGTTCCTGACCGGGCGAGTCATAATTTACTCGAAATATATGGTACGAGAGGTGCTGTTATGACTCGTCACAGTATTGGTCAGGACCCGGGTGGGGAACTGGAATACTACTTTGAGGTGTTAGACAGGGGTTACGATGCGAAACAGTCGAGGGATAAAGAGGGATGGCAGAGACTTTATCTAAAAGCACAGCCACTTTATGCGCAGGAAATAGACGACTTCAGTCGCTGGATAATTGAGGGAGGTTCTTTTCCGCTGAGCTACGAAGCTGGTTTGAGGAACATGAAGGTTATAGAGGCTATATACAGGTCTTGTTTGGAAAAGCGCGTAATACAGGTTTAA